Proteins from a single region of Caldanaerovirga acetigignens:
- the yabG gene encoding sporulation peptidase YabG, producing the protein MVRVGDVVARISYGKDVFFKVIEIREEKKIAVLKGINVRIIADAPFDDLVHPSPAEVREYRKEYIKKANECMERIFYRRELEISRLNRGNSEENDFFYIPGRVLHVDGDQDYLEFCLSTYKQLEIEAYGVNLAEKDQPKKIKELVMEYNPDILVITGHDGLLKNRSDFKNVDAYRNSKYFIETVREVRRYQPSLDDLVIFAGACQSHYEELIKAGANFASSPHRVFIHALDPVFVIEKIAYTPFDQVVSVQDVIDATITGIKGIGGVKTRGKLRQGLPRSPYE; encoded by the coding sequence ATGGTGAGGGTAGGGGATGTGGTGGCTAGGATTTCCTACGGGAAAGATGTGTTTTTTAAGGTGATCGAAATAAGAGAGGAGAAAAAAATCGCCGTATTGAAAGGTATAAACGTCAGGATAATTGCCGATGCCCCTTTCGATGACCTCGTTCATCCCTCCCCGGCGGAAGTGCGTGAGTACAGAAAGGAGTATATTAAAAAGGCAAATGAATGCATGGAGAGAATTTTTTACCGCCGGGAACTGGAGATCAGCAGATTAAATCGGGGAAATTCTGAAGAAAACGATTTTTTTTATATACCTGGGAGAGTGCTCCATGTGGACGGTGACCAGGACTATCTGGAATTTTGCCTTTCCACTTACAAACAACTGGAAATAGAAGCCTACGGCGTGAATCTGGCTGAAAAAGACCAGCCCAAAAAAATAAAAGAGCTGGTGATGGAGTACAATCCCGATATCCTGGTGATAACGGGTCACGACGGCCTTTTGAAAAACAGGAGCGATTTTAAAAACGTGGATGCCTACAGGAATTCTAAATATTTCATAGAGACCGTCAGGGAGGTCAGGAGATATCAGCCTTCGCTGGACGATCTGGTGATTTTCGCCGGTGCCTGCCAATCCCACTACGAAGAGCTCATAAAAGCGGGGGCCAATTTTGCAAGTTCCCCTCACCGGGTATTTATTCACGCCCTTGACCCCGTTTTTGTAATCGAAAAAATAGCGTATACGCCTTTCGACCAGGTCGTCTCGGTACAGGATGTGATAGATGCCACCATAACAGGTATTAAAGGCATAGGAGGGGTCAAGACGAGGGGTAAACTGAGGCAAGGATTGCCCCGTTCTCCTTACGAATAA